A genomic window from Candidatus Denitrolinea symbiosum includes:
- a CDS encoding oligo-1,6-glucosidase: MTPWYHKTTIYQIYPRSFFDSNGDGVGDLRGVIQKLDYVKELGFESVWLSPFFTSPQRDFGYDISDYRNVAPEYGTLDDALELIEEVHKRGMRIVFDMVMNHTSDEHPWFRESRASRDNPKADWYIWRDKPTNWNSLPGGSGWYYAPERGQYYWASFLSFQPDLNYRNPEVKRIMLDTVRFWLAKGVDGFRLDVFNAIYKDEAFRDNPFSPRFIPTENDPSGFFQQAKYNLNLPESFEFAREFRAVCDEFGERLSLGEVSGSRATIRKYLGGTRNDGLTLVFDFAMLNFRFDADYFRRLLLDLEAAYPDPFMPVYVFSNHDRRRSMTRLGGDVRKAKLLAIFQLTARGVPCMYYGEEIGMTDLTMPFASALDPVPHKYKYIPRFVFDLLGLTINRDEARTPMQWDATREAGFSSAKKTWLPVHPNHREVNAAAQIGDEASQWNAVRGLLKLRSRETALHAGSLNLIESLPSNVLGYARVSGDERVHILLNFDRAPVQFPCADGDCLFKLNENDRAAGGICTLEPFGGIILKNPIP; encoded by the coding sequence ATGACGCCCTGGTACCACAAAACGACCATCTATCAAATCTATCCCCGCTCGTTCTTCGACTCCAACGGCGACGGCGTCGGCGACCTGCGCGGCGTGATTCAAAAACTGGATTACGTCAAGGAGTTGGGTTTCGAGTCCGTCTGGCTCTCGCCGTTCTTCACGTCGCCGCAGCGCGACTTCGGCTACGACATTTCCGACTACCGAAACGTCGCCCCCGAATACGGAACGCTCGACGACGCGCTGGAACTCATCGAAGAAGTCCACAAACGCGGGATGCGGATCGTCTTCGACATGGTGATGAATCACACTTCGGACGAGCATCCCTGGTTCAGGGAATCGCGCGCCTCGCGCGACAATCCCAAAGCGGACTGGTACATCTGGCGCGACAAACCGACCAATTGGAACAGTCTGCCCGGCGGCAGCGGCTGGTATTACGCCCCCGAACGCGGGCAGTATTACTGGGCGAGTTTTCTGTCCTTCCAGCCCGACCTGAATTACCGCAACCCCGAAGTGAAGCGGATCATGCTCGACACCGTCCGCTTCTGGCTCGCCAAAGGCGTGGACGGATTCCGCCTCGACGTGTTCAACGCCATCTACAAAGACGAAGCGTTCCGCGACAACCCGTTCTCGCCTCGGTTCATCCCCACCGAAAACGACCCCTCGGGATTTTTCCAGCAGGCAAAATACAATCTCAACCTGCCCGAAAGTTTCGAGTTCGCCAGGGAATTCCGCGCCGTTTGCGACGAGTTCGGCGAAAGACTCTCCCTCGGCGAGGTGAGCGGAAGCCGGGCGACGATCCGCAAATACCTCGGCGGGACGCGCAACGACGGCCTGACTCTCGTCTTCGACTTCGCGATGCTGAACTTCCGCTTCGACGCCGACTACTTCCGCCGCCTCCTCCTGGACCTCGAAGCGGCCTACCCCGACCCGTTCATGCCGGTCTACGTCTTCAGCAACCACGACCGGCGCCGCAGCATGACCCGGCTCGGCGGCGACGTCCGCAAGGCAAAGCTGCTCGCCATATTCCAACTCACCGCGCGCGGCGTCCCCTGCATGTACTACGGCGAGGAGATCGGCATGACCGACCTGACCATGCCCTTCGCCTCGGCGCTCGACCCGGTCCCCCACAAATACAAATACATCCCGCGCTTCGTCTTCGATCTGCTCGGGCTGACCATCAACCGCGACGAAGCGCGGACGCCGATGCAGTGGGACGCGACGCGGGAGGCGGGATTCTCCTCCGCCAAAAAGACGTGGCTGCCCGTCCACCCGAATCATCGGGAGGTCAACGCGGCCGCGCAAATCGGGGACGAGGCCTCGCAGTGGAACGCCGTCCGCGGGCTGCTGAAACTTCGCTCGCGAGAAACAGCGCTCCATGCTGGTTCGCTGAACTTGATCGAATCTCTCCCGTCGAACGTCCTCGGGTACGCCAGAGTTTCGGGAGACGAGCGGGTCCACATCCTGCTCAACTTCGACCGCGCCCCAGTCCAATTCCCCTGCGCGGACGGGGACTGCCTCTTCAAGTTGAACGAGAACGACCGCGCCGCCGGCGGCATCTGCACCCTGGAGCCGTTTGGCGGAATCATCCTGAAAAACCCCATCCCCTGA
- a CDS encoding Holliday junction resolvase RuvX: MRILAVDHGEKRIGLALSDPTATIASPLTVIAHVSRAVDAAQVAALAVEHQAGLILVGQSFDEDGNPNAAGRSAARFAEALRAQTDIPVQMWDESLSTHDARASRLALGVSRKKRAGHHDAIAATVILQSYLEEASR, from the coding sequence ATGAGAATCCTCGCAGTGGACCACGGCGAAAAGCGCATCGGACTCGCCCTCAGCGACCCGACCGCGACCATCGCCTCCCCGTTGACGGTCATCGCGCATGTCTCGCGCGCTGTAGACGCGGCGCAGGTGGCCGCGCTCGCAGTTGAACACCAAGCGGGACTCATCCTCGTCGGTCAATCTTTCGATGAAGACGGCAACCCCAACGCGGCGGGACGATCCGCGGCGCGCTTCGCCGAAGCCCTGCGCGCACAAACCGACATCCCCGTCCAAATGTGGGACGAGTCCCTCAGCACGCACGACGCCCGCGCCAGCCGTCTCGCGCTCGGCGTCTCGCGCAAAAAACGCGCCGGTCATCACGATGCGATTGCCGCAACCGTGATATTGCAATCGTACCTGGAAGAAGCAAGCAGGTAA
- a CDS encoding endolytic transglycosylase MltG, translated as MRRLIPILLVLIILCAIISVFVLIPIQVERNYGPPSPRLSLGQRYQFALRLFWHGGLLIAPSNSSDRFFTVDAGESPIVIAQRLQSAGIIRDSRAFLDYLVYTGLDTSLQAGDYHFGANLSIIDVARAMQDITPLDVTFIVLPGWRMEEIAASLPTSGLDAAPEAFLSAARSPLSFPFLDGASTGEGFLFPDAYILPRATDADALVAALVRNFANHLTPDLETGFSNQGLTVHQAVILASIIERESVVHDEMPLIASVFLNRLRSGWKLDSDPTVQYALGTEGNWWPNPLSAFDLQFDSPYNTYLYAGLPPAPICNPSMDALRAVAQPAVSDYYFFRAKCDGSGLHNFSVTLEGHIQNECP; from the coding sequence ATGCGCCGCCTCATCCCCATTCTCCTCGTCCTCATCATCCTCTGCGCCATCATTTCCGTCTTCGTCCTCATCCCGATTCAGGTCGAGCGAAACTACGGCCCGCCCTCGCCGCGACTCTCCCTCGGTCAACGCTACCAATTTGCCCTGCGCCTCTTCTGGCACGGCGGCCTGCTCATCGCGCCGTCCAATTCGTCCGATCGGTTTTTCACCGTCGACGCGGGCGAATCTCCCATCGTGATCGCCCAGCGCCTCCAGTCTGCAGGCATCATTCGCGACTCTCGCGCCTTCCTCGACTACCTCGTCTACACGGGACTTGACACCTCGCTCCAGGCGGGCGACTACCACTTCGGCGCCAACCTCTCCATCATTGACGTCGCCCGCGCCATGCAGGACATCACCCCGCTCGACGTGACCTTCATTGTCCTCCCCGGCTGGCGGATGGAGGAGATCGCCGCTTCGCTCCCGACCTCGGGGCTGGACGCGGCTCCCGAAGCCTTTCTCTCCGCCGCGCGGTCCCCCCTCTCCTTCCCCTTCCTCGACGGCGCTTCCACGGGCGAGGGATTCCTCTTCCCCGACGCCTACATCCTCCCCCGCGCCACCGACGCGGACGCGCTGGTCGCGGCCCTCGTCCGCAACTTCGCCAACCACCTGACTCCCGACCTCGAGACGGGATTTTCGAATCAGGGATTAACCGTCCATCAAGCCGTCATCCTCGCCTCCATCATCGAACGCGAATCCGTCGTCCATGACGAGATGCCGCTCATCGCCTCCGTCTTTCTCAACCGCCTGCGTTCGGGCTGGAAACTGGACAGCGACCCCACCGTCCAATACGCCCTCGGAACGGAGGGGAACTGGTGGCCGAATCCCCTCTCTGCCTTCGACCTGCAATTCGACTCGCCCTACAACACCTATCTCTACGCCGGTCTGCCTCCCGCGCCCATCTGCAATCCCAGCATGGACGCCCTGCGCGCCGTCGCGCAGCCGGCCGTCTCCGACTACTACTTCTTCCGCGCCAAATGCGACGGCTCGGGCCTGCACAATTTCTCGGTGACGCTGGAAGGACATATTCAGAATGAGTGTCCGTGA